The Engystomops pustulosus chromosome 1, aEngPut4.maternal, whole genome shotgun sequence genome has a window encoding:
- the TNFAIP8 gene encoding tumor necrosis factor alpha-induced protein 8 isoform X3 — protein sequence MLKSLATDFFSSKHLAVQAQKKILGKMASSKYIATTFIDDTSGEVLDELYQATREFTQSKKESEKIIKNLIKTVIKLAVLYRNNQFNQEEIALMEKFKRKVHQLAMTVVSFYQVEYTFDRNVLSKLLNECRELLHQVIQRHLTAKSHGRINNVFDHFSNCEFLAALYNPFGPYKNHLQRLCEGVNKMLDDDNI from the coding sequence TGGCGACAGATTTTTTCAGCTCTAAACATCTGGCTGTTCAGGCCCAGAAGAAAATCCTAGGTAAGATGGCTTCATCTAAATACATTGCAACAACCTTCATCGATGACACCAGCGGAGAGGTGTTGGATGAGTTGTATCAGGCAACCAGAGAGTTTACACAAAGCAAGAAGGAGTctgagaaaataataaaaaaccttaTCAAGACGGTCATAAAGCTGGCGGTCCTGTATAGAAATAACCAGTTCAACCAGGAAGAGATTGCACTTATGGAAAAGTTCAAGAGGAAAGTCCACCAGTTGGCCATGACGGTGGTCAGCTTTTACCAAGTGGAATATACATTTGACCGCAATGTGCTCTCCAAGTTGTTAAATGAATGCCGGGAGCTTCTTCATCAGGTCATTCAGCGCCACCTCACTGCCAAGTCTCATGGACGTATCAACAACGTGTTTGATCACTTCTCGAATTGTGAGTTTTTGGCGGCTCTATACAACCCCTTTGGACCTTACAAAAACCATCTTCAGAGACTTTGTGAAGGTGTGAACAAAATGTTAGATGATGACAATATTTAA
- the TNFAIP8 gene encoding tumor necrosis factor alpha-induced protein 8 isoform X2 → MSSESDEPKEVATDFFSSKHLAVQAQKKILGKMASSKYIATTFIDDTSGEVLDELYQATREFTQSKKESEKIIKNLIKTVIKLAVLYRNNQFNQEEIALMEKFKRKVHQLAMTVVSFYQVEYTFDRNVLSKLLNECRELLHQVIQRHLTAKSHGRINNVFDHFSNCEFLAALYNPFGPYKNHLQRLCEGVNKMLDDDNI, encoded by the coding sequence TGGCGACAGATTTTTTCAGCTCTAAACATCTGGCTGTTCAGGCCCAGAAGAAAATCCTAGGTAAGATGGCTTCATCTAAATACATTGCAACAACCTTCATCGATGACACCAGCGGAGAGGTGTTGGATGAGTTGTATCAGGCAACCAGAGAGTTTACACAAAGCAAGAAGGAGTctgagaaaataataaaaaaccttaTCAAGACGGTCATAAAGCTGGCGGTCCTGTATAGAAATAACCAGTTCAACCAGGAAGAGATTGCACTTATGGAAAAGTTCAAGAGGAAAGTCCACCAGTTGGCCATGACGGTGGTCAGCTTTTACCAAGTGGAATATACATTTGACCGCAATGTGCTCTCCAAGTTGTTAAATGAATGCCGGGAGCTTCTTCATCAGGTCATTCAGCGCCACCTCACTGCCAAGTCTCATGGACGTATCAACAACGTGTTTGATCACTTCTCGAATTGTGAGTTTTTGGCGGCTCTATACAACCCCTTTGGACCTTACAAAAACCATCTTCAGAGACTTTGTGAAGGTGTGAACAAAATGTTAGATGATGACAATATTTAA